CGCGCGGCGCGGGTGCTCGGCGCCGACTTCGCCTATATCGGCTCCGCCTTCATCGCCACCACCGAAGCCAATGCGGTGGAGGGCTACAAGCAGATGGTCACCACCTCGACCGCCGAAGACATCGTCTATTCCAACCTGTTCACCGGCGTGCACGGCAACTACCTGAAGAAGTCGATCGTCGCCGCCGGCATGGACCCGGACAACCTGCCGGAGTCCGACCCGTCGAAAATGAACTTCGGCACCGACGCCACGGGCGAGCGCGCCAAGCCGAAGGCCTGGAAGGACATCTGGGGCAGCGGCCAGGGTGTCGGCAGCGTCGGCAAGATCGTGCCCGCCGCCGAACTGATCGCGCGGTTCAAGAAGGAATACGACGAGGCCATCGACCCGCCGCTGTGAGGTCTGGCCTGATCTGAAGATGTTCCTTCAGCGCGGCGTCATCGCGTCCGGCCGACCGCTCCTTATTCGAGTTCGATCGGCTGGAACTTTCCAGTTTCGTCGAGCGCGGTTCCCCAGATCTTGTGCGAAGCCTGGTGTTCGCCGCGGCCAAAGCTGAGCGACGTGCCAAGGCCCAGATCGAGATTGCGCGTGTTCTCGAGAACGTCGATCAGCTTTTCGGTATCGAATTGCGGTCCGGCGCGCTTGATGGCCTGGATCAGCACGTTCGCCGCGACGAAGCCTTCCAGAGAGACATAGTCAGGCGCTTCGCCGGGGAAATACTTGGCGAGGGCATTCTTGTATTCGAGCACGATCGATGAATAGCCGGAAACCGCCGGCACCACCTGCGTGACGATGACGCCGGTAGCGTAGCGCGCGCCCAGAAGCTTCAATTCCTCGGCAAGCGCGGTGCTGCCGACGAACGATACGTTGGTGTAAATCATCTGAGGATTGATATCGCGCGTCTTCTCGATGAACCTCGCGGCGGCTCGATAGGTCGACACCATGACCACGGCCCTGATCGACTTTTGCGCCTTCAGCTGATTGACCGCATCCTCGACATCGACGGTGTTTCGCGTGTAGTTGAGCCGAACAATGGCGCCGTCGTTGGCGCCGAGCGCGCGAAATGCCTTGGCGACGCCTGCGAACCCCGCGTCGCCGTAGGAGTCCTGCTGGGCGAAAACGGCGATCTGCCTGGGTTGCAGTTTGCGCATTTTCACGAGGTAGCGGACTACGGCATCGGTTTCTTCCGCATAGCTCGCCCGATAGTTGAACACATAGCGATCGGGCGGATCGCTGCGGAGGATATTCGCGCCGGTGAACGCGCCGAAGAACAGCATTCGCCGCTCGAGCGCGTAAGGCACCGCGACGACGGCGGTGGGCGTTCCGACATTTCCGATGATGCCGAATACCTGATCTTTTTCGTAGAGCTGCTTCATGGCCTCAGTCGTCCGCGTCGGCTCATAGCCGTCATCGGCCGCGATGAGCCGGAGCATCCGGCCCTCTATGCCGCCGGCATCGTTGATCCGGTTGAACGCAGTGTCGATGCCGAGCTTCATCTGGCGTCCGAGCTCCTTCGCGGCGCCGGAAAACGGCGCCGCGATCCCGAACCGGATTTCCCGGTCGGTGATGCCGCGCTGAGGAGGCGCGGTGGCGATCGGCGCCGTCGAAGTGGCGGCGACCGCGGACGGCGGTCCAATGGCCGCCGCCAGGCTCGGCCCGGCGATCGAGCGTTCGAGGTCCGCCAGCTGGCGGTCGGCCGATTTGCAATCCGTCCTTCCCGACGATATGGCGCTACGGCCGTCAGCGACGCTGCGGTCGAACAGTTGCGTAAGGTTCGTTCGCTCGGCCTCGTTGGATGAGCCCTCCCTTATCACGGCCGCGAACTTGTCGGAGATCGTCTGGATCCGGGACCGCGCGATGTCCGGGCAGGCCAACGCCGAACCAACAATCGGTCCGACGCGGCTTGCAAGGTCGCGCACTATTTCCGCGTTGCCGGGCGCCGCGTCCGCGGCGCCTGCGAGCAAGGTGCCTATGAGCAGCACCATCCAGCGAGCGCATCGCGCGCTCCGCGAGACCGTGGTCGTATTGGACCGATCATCAGGCAGCATCGTCACTCTTTCCTGTTTGTGTTGTTGCTCAAGGCGCTTGGCTTGGTGCCGGCTTCTGGCGCCACTGAACGAACTGTTGAAGCAGTCGTTCGGACTGCTCGCGCGTCACGGTTGAAGAATTCTGGGGGGACGCCAGAATCGTCTGAAACTCGGCCGTTGCAGGTTTCGGCCCGTCGTTGCTGGCGTCGGGCTGGATCAGCATCGCCTTTACCGACTGGACCATGCCGGCGAGAGCGCCCGTGTCGGGTTGCCGGGACGCGGGAATCATGATGACGAAGAACAGCGCCACGACGGCCGAAATGCCGACGGCGGCCGTGAAGCGGCCGACGACGCTGACGAGCGCCTTTCGCCGATCCAGTTCGCGGGCCAGCCCCGGCGGTTCGTGGATGACCTCGGGGTCCAGCGGGTGCCACAAGGCGCTGGAAACCGCGTTCTCGAGTTGGATATCGAGAGAGGCCGGCGGGGAGATCGGAGCCCTTGCGGGTTCGGAATTTGTGTCCTTCGAAAGCGGAGGTCGTGTTCCCAATCTTTCGCGCAGCCCGCGCGGTGCATAGTACTCGGGATTGTCGGGGCCAAGACGGTCGTGGTCACTCAAGCTACTCATACGCTACTCCTCACTACGGCTACGCTTGGGAATGGCACCGGGCGCTGGATGGCGCCGCGGGAACTGAACTCCGGATTTTTCTCCGGAACGATTGGACAAAGGTTCCAGCCGGCGAGGGGACGCGATCTCGCCGAACGAGATGACGAGTTCGGCCGTGGAATCCGAGTCAAAGATCCGGACGCAGACTTTGCATCATGCGCTTCGCGCGTCAGCCTGCGATTGAAATCGCGCGACGGCGCCGTTTCCGCCCCTTCCATTGCCTTGGTTCCCCGGCAAGTGTCCGTCGCGAACGACGGTGGAAATGACCCGCCGGCAATCGCGCTGGCAAAGTCACTGAGATGTGATGGAGCTGGGGCGAGACATTATTAGGTCGGAACCTCGACTGAATTGAGGTCAGTTTTTGCCGGTCAACAGCTTTGGCACAGTGGCGAAATCGCGCGCGAATCATTGGTAGCTGGCATTAACCGCGCTATCGAAAGTGCGGGGCGGCCACAAACTCGACAAAATAAGTCCACGGTTTTTCAAATGCCGCATTGCGATGTCCGAACATGAGCAGGACAGGATTCTTCTTCGGCGGGATGCGACCTGACACCCTGTTGCCGAATAACCGGCGCCATTAACGAACCGTTAACCAAGACCGCCGATTCTTAACCATTCGATAAGGAAAGGCGAGTCGATCCCCCATGGACGCAATCGTGGAGCCAACGCGACAATTGGTGCGCCTGCGCGGACGCTCATATGTGGCGTTTGTATTTTGTCCGGTGGTGCCGATCGTGGGCTGGCTTGAAGAACTGGACGCCACGCTCGCGCGTTCGCCCGGTTTCTTTGTCGGCAAGCCGGTCGTGCTCGACCTCTCGGCGCTGGATCTCAGTCAATCCGCCATCGCACATCTTGTCACGAGCCTCGAGCAGCGGAATATCCGCGTGCTCGGGATCGAAGGCGTCGACCAGGGCCACATGACCAAGAGCCTGCCGCCCTTGCTCACGGGCGGACGCCACTGCGCGCTCAAGCCCAGCGAACCCGCAAAGCCCGAAGCCAAACCGAAATCGACCTCTCTGCTGCTCGAAAGCCCGGTGCGCTCCGGTCAGTCGGTGGTCTTTACCGAAGGTGACGTCACCGTGCTCGGTTCGGTCGGCTCCGGTGCGGAAATCGTGGCCGGCGGTTCGATCCATATCTACGGGGCGCTTCGCGGCCGGGCGATGGCAGGGGTGAACGGCAACTCCGCCGCCCGGATCTTTTGCCAGAAGATCGAGGCCGAGCTTCTGGCCATCGACGGCTACTACCAGACTGCCGAAGAAATAGACCCCTCTCTGCGCAATCGGCCGGCCCAGGCGTGGCTGGAAGGCGACATCATGAAAATCACAGCGCTGGTTTAACCGGTTAAGGGA
The genomic region above belongs to Bradyrhizobium sediminis and contains:
- a CDS encoding ABC transporter substrate-binding protein; its protein translation is MLPDDRSNTTTVSRSARCARWMVLLIGTLLAGAADAAPGNAEIVRDLASRVGPIVGSALACPDIARSRIQTISDKFAAVIREGSSNEAERTNLTQLFDRSVADGRSAISSGRTDCKSADRQLADLERSIAGPSLAAAIGPPSAVAATSTAPIATAPPQRGITDREIRFGIAAPFSGAAKELGRQMKLGIDTAFNRINDAGGIEGRMLRLIAADDGYEPTRTTEAMKQLYEKDQVFGIIGNVGTPTAVVAVPYALERRMLFFGAFTGANILRSDPPDRYVFNYRASYAEETDAVVRYLVKMRKLQPRQIAVFAQQDSYGDAGFAGVAKAFRALGANDGAIVRLNYTRNTVDVEDAVNQLKAQKSIRAVVMVSTYRAAARFIEKTRDINPQMIYTNVSFVGSTALAEELKLLGARYATGVIVTQVVPAVSGYSSIVLEYKNALAKYFPGEAPDYVSLEGFVAANVLIQAIKRAGPQFDTEKLIDVLENTRNLDLGLGTSLSFGRGEHQASHKIWGTALDETGKFQPIELE
- the minC gene encoding septum site-determining protein MinC codes for the protein MDAIVEPTRQLVRLRGRSYVAFVFCPVVPIVGWLEELDATLARSPGFFVGKPVVLDLSALDLSQSAIAHLVTSLEQRNIRVLGIEGVDQGHMTKSLPPLLTGGRHCALKPSEPAKPEAKPKSTSLLLESPVRSGQSVVFTEGDVTVLGSVGSGAEIVAGGSIHIYGALRGRAMAGVNGNSAARIFCQKIEAELLAIDGYYQTAEEIDPSLRNRPAQAWLEGDIMKITALV